The region GGCTGACGTTTTTCTTCAAACTGAAATTCGTTCCAGCCGCCAACAACTTTTATCCATACGCCGGGTGGAGTTCTTGCGGCTTGTTCCTTCAACATTTCCATAGCTCGTTTCAGGGTCTTTACCCCATCCCAGCGGAGTTCCATGTTGAAATTGAGCCCCTCTCTGATCGCGTGCATATGGCTATCATTCAAGCCGGGTATAACCGTTCTGCCACCGGCATCAACCAACTTTGTGGAAGGGCTTTTATACAATTTCAGGATTGACGCAGTATTTCCTGTGGCCAGGATCAGGCCATCCTTCACAGCTACAGCCTGGCGATAATCCCCTGCGGCGGTCATCGTAGCGATTTTACCATTGAAAAGGATCAAGTCTGCTTTTTGCTGGGCGTTCGCTGTTCCAAGTACAGCCAGGAACATTGTTATAAGAATATATTTCATGACCGTCATAGATTAATTTAACCAGTTTAAGATGTGATCTGCGACCTCTTCCCAACCCGCCTGTCCAAGGACAAAGTGGTTGCGTCTGGGAAATTCATGATATGCAGTTATCGAATTAGGATCGCTGTACTTCTTATAATTTGCGTAGTTAAGCGAATGGGGAATAAAGCGGTCCTCGCTGCCGGCTATAAATAATAACGGTGCGTGAGGTTTTGAAAAGTCTACTTTTGCTGCGGCGGTCGTCGCATCGCGGATCAGCAACTTCGACTCTGGAACAAGTAATTTGTAATATCCATCTTTCTGCGCTTCATAAGGCATTCCGTTGGTAAACGCATACTGCCATTCCGGAAAAGACATCAAGTAGGTTTTTCGGGTATCCGTAAAAAATCCTAACGCCGGCCACCCAGCCTTATAAAAGGAAAACTTAAAGGTAAATACCCCTTGAGGTTGCAGTGAATGTATCAGGATACCCGCTACACCGAGGCCTTCCTGAATCAATAGTTGTGTGATCAGCCCCCCCATGGAATGCCCAATCAAAATCGGGCTTTCCGGCAACTTACTTACGAACGTGCGAAAATAGTCGGTCAGTTTGTCCAAACGCTGCGAGGCTACATCGCCGTCAGGATGACGTTGTCGCAATGTACAAGCCGGAGCGTCTTTATGCGGCCATGCGGGTGCAAAGGTCTGATATCCACGTTGTTCAAAATAGGTCCTCCATTCCCCCCAGCAATCGCTGCTTACAAACGCACCTGTGATGAAGACAATAGTCTTCGAATTAATAGTTTTCATGTTTGTGGTGATCATTAATGAACTACCGGGTTGACTACAAGACCACCGTCAATCACCATCTCCGCTCCGGTAATGAAGGTGGAGTTATCAGATGCGAGGAATGCGGCTAGTTGAGCAACCTCTTCTGCCTGTCCAAATCGCTTTAGTAAGATCTTTTCGCTAAGCACCTTGCTGAATCCGGCGATCTCTTCGTTATTTAAGCCCAGT is a window of Mucilaginibacter terrenus DNA encoding:
- a CDS encoding alpha/beta hydrolase — translated: MKTINSKTIVFITGAFVSSDCWGEWRTYFEQRGYQTFAPAWPHKDAPACTLRQRHPDGDVASQRLDKLTDYFRTFVSKLPESPILIGHSMGGLITQLLIQEGLGVAGILIHSLQPQGVFTFKFSFYKAGWPALGFFTDTRKTYLMSFPEWQYAFTNGMPYEAQKDGYYKLLVPESKLLIRDATTAAAKVDFSKPHAPLLFIAGSEDRFIPHSLNYANYKKYSDPNSITAYHEFPRRNHFVLGQAGWEEVADHILNWLN